A region of Pedosphaera parvula Ellin514 DNA encodes the following proteins:
- a CDS encoding YnfA family protein yields the protein MQKTLLFVITAIAEISGCYFVYLWYRLGRTAWWLMPAAISLATFAWLLTLHPQASGRIYAAYGGIYIITSLVWLWRVDGVKPDHWDLIGGALCLVGSLIIYFSPRG from the coding sequence ATGCAAAAGACACTGCTGTTTGTAATCACTGCCATTGCGGAAATTTCCGGGTGTTATTTTGTCTACCTTTGGTACCGATTGGGCCGGACAGCTTGGTGGCTCATGCCAGCTGCGATTAGCCTGGCGACGTTTGCGTGGCTGCTTACACTGCACCCGCAGGCCTCAGGTCGCATTTATGCGGCCTACGGAGGAATCTACATCATCACTTCACTCGTCTGGCTGTGGCGCGTGGATGGAGTCAAACCAGACCACTGGGACTTGATCGGCGGCGCCTTGTGCCTCGTCGGATCGCTCATCATTTATTTCTCTCCCAGAGGATAA